In the Longimicrobiales bacterium genome, one interval contains:
- the rpsP gene encoding 30S ribosomal protein S16 → MSVKIRLRRMGRKKKAHYRVVVADSASPRDGRFVETLGYYKPLSHPARLVIDLGRVDHWIGEGAQPSTTVKSLISKARAGGDATVALGEVGKEEREAKRAEQLAARQAAEVKAGAAAAAEAAAEAAAAEAAAAEAAAAEAAAETAAAEAAADAEAEEAPAEEAAAPEAEAEEAPAEEAAAPEAEAEDAPAEEAAAPEAEAEDAPAEEAAA, encoded by the coding sequence ATGTCCGTAAAGATTCGTCTCCGGCGTATGGGCCGGAAAAAGAAGGCCCACTACCGGGTTGTCGTCGCCGATAGCGCTTCCCCGCGTGATGGCCGATTTGTCGAGACGCTCGGCTACTACAAGCCGCTTTCACACCCCGCTCGTCTGGTCATAGATCTGGGGCGCGTCGATCACTGGATCGGAGAGGGTGCACAGCCTTCCACGACGGTGAAGTCGCTGATCTCCAAGGCGCGTGCTGGCGGAGACGCCACGGTCGCTCTGGGCGAGGTCGGGAAAGAAGAGCGTGAGGCCAAACGTGCCGAACAACTCGCTGCCCGCCAAGCTGCCGAGGTAAAGGCCGGTGCTGCTGCCGCTGCTGAAGCTGCTGCCGAGGCTGCTGCTGCCGAAGCTGCGGCTGCTGAAGCTGCTGCTGCTGAAGCTGCTGCAGAGACTGCGGCTGCAGAGGCTGCTGCAGACGCCGAAGCTGAGGAAGCTCCTGCAGAGGAAGCTGCTGCTCCAGAGGCCGAAGCTGAGGAAGCTCCTGCAGAGGAAGCTGCTGCTCCCGAGGCCGAAGCTGAGGACGCTCCTGCAGAGGAAGCTGCTGCTCCCGAGGCCGAAGCTGAGGACGCTCCTGCAGAGGAAGCTGCTGCTC